One genomic window of Acyrthosiphon pisum isolate AL4f unplaced genomic scaffold, pea_aphid_22Mar2018_4r6ur Scaffold_20779;HRSCAF=22105, whole genome shotgun sequence includes the following:
- the LOC107882710 gene encoding uncharacterized protein LOC107882710 translates to MNKKKWTTEETCKLIELYRESPILWDAKNLNHKNKFKTADALKEIAFTFNTDSSEIDRKLKNLYSQYTRERRNYKAMKKSGAGKEFHAKWFGYELMSFLQDKNKPRKTREFGLDECQ, encoded by the coding sequence atgaataaaaaaaaatggactacTGAAGAAACGTGCAAGCTGATTGAATTGTACCGTGAATCCCCAATATTGTGGGATGCCAAAaacttaaatcataaaaataaattcaaaacagcCGATGCATTGAAAGAAATAGCGTTCACATTCAATACCGATTCTAGTGAAATAGACAGGAAGCTTAAAAATCTATACTCGCAATACACAAGAGAAAGGCGTAATTATAAAGCTATGAAAAAATCAGGAGCTGGAAAAGAATTTCATGCTAAATGGTTCGGATATGAACTTATGAGTTTTctacaagataaaaataaacctaGGAA